Genomic DNA from Lactococcus garvieae:
ATCCCTGTGACAAAATTAGTGGAAGGTGAGCGCGAAAAACTGCTCCATTTACCCGAAACTTTACATCAACGTGTTGTGGGGCAAGATGAAGCTGTGGAAGCTGTATCGGATGCTATTATCCGTGCACGTGCTGGTATTCAAGATCCAAATCGTCCACTCGGTTCTTTCCTCTTCTTGGGCCCAACAGGTGTAGGTAAAACCGAATTGGCTAAAGCTCTGGCAGAAAATCTGTTTGACTCCGAAGAGCATATGGTGCGTATCGACATGAGTGAATACATGGAAAAACATAGTGTGTCACGACTTGTCGGAGCGCCTCCAGGATATGTCGGTTATGATGAAGGTGGACAATTAACAGAAGCTGTCCGACGTAATCCATATACCATTATCTTGCTTGATGAGATTGAGAAAGCACATCCTGATGTCTTCAATATCCTCTTACAAGTCTTAGATGATGGTCGCTTGACAGATTCTAAAGGTGTCTTGGTGGATTTCAAGAATACTGTCTTGATTATGACTTCAAATGTAGGCTCACAATATCTACTGGATAATGCAGATGATCGAGGAGAAATCTCTGAAGAAACTAGTGAAGAAGTGATGAAACAATTACGTCTGCACTTTAAACCTGAGTTCCTAAACCGTATCGATGATACAATCCTCTTCAAACCATTGTCACTTAATAACATCAAGAATATTATTGTTAAGATGACTGGACAGTTGACTCAACGCTTAGAAGAAATGTCAGTAGAGCTTGAACTGAGTGAAGAAGTAAAGGTGTGGATTGCAGAAAATGCTTATGATCCTGCGTATGGTGCACGTCCATTAAAACGCTATTTGACTAAAGCCATTGAAAATCCACTTGCTAAATTAATCATTTCAGGAAAAATTCCACCTAAAACTAAAGTTTTAGTTAAATTAGTAGATAATAAAGTAGACTTTGATATTCAACCTATCGTTGATTAGGGAAGGCTACAAAAAAGTCCGAGTTTTCCGGGCTTTTTTGTTTAGAATATAGTTTATTGCCTAAATTTACAGACAATTCTTGACAAATTATAGTTGTTAGATGTAAAATATAATCATTATACATACGAAGGAGTCAATCATGGAAAAAACTTTCTTTATTATTAAACCAGACGGAGTAGAGCGAGGTTTAGTAGGCGAAATATTGAAACGAATCGAGCGACGTGGTTTTCAGCTGGAAAAATTAGAATTACGTTCAGCCCCTAATGGAGAATTGATTGACAAACATTACGATGCGCTAGTAGCTAAAGATTTTTATCCTAGCATTCGCGATTACATGACTTCAGGTCCTGTTGTTGTAGGTGTAATATCAGGTGTAGAAGCCATATCTTGTTGGCGTACGATGATGGGAACTACAAATCCAGTTCAAGCTCAGCCAGGGACTATTCGTGGAGACTTTGCTCAGTCACCGGAAAAAGGTAAAGCCATTAAAAATATTGTCCATGGATCAGACTCAGTTGAATCGGCTGAACGAGAGATTTCGCTCTGGTTTTCATAACTTGAAATAATTTCTAAGGACAAAGGCTTTCCGTTTAGGTTTGAGCTGTTATGCTGCAAACATAAAAGGGGGTCTTTTTG
This window encodes:
- the ndk gene encoding nucleoside-diphosphate kinase; protein product: MEKTFFIIKPDGVERGLVGEILKRIERRGFQLEKLELRSAPNGELIDKHYDALVAKDFYPSIRDYMTSGPVVVGVISGVEAISCWRTMMGTTNPVQAQPGTIRGDFAQSPEKGKAIKNIVHGSDSVESAEREISLWFS